The Microbulbifer hydrolyticus genome has a segment encoding these proteins:
- the mpaA gene encoding murein tripeptide amidase MpaA, translating into MTQPNQKTTTPTLRPRSERGLFHAHRLQYGQSVMGAPLLYFPADVQDEHTGIVMAGTHGDEVAAVVTLSCALRSLQAGQLRHHVILAVNPDGCQLGTRSNAHGVDLNRNFPTINWKAGGTVYRWNSAAESRDVHLSTGDRAGSEPETQALCRLVKELEPAWMVSIHEPLACVEDPIQSPLGHWLAERMELPLVSDLGYQTPGSFGTWCAEQQHPCITLEYPPISADVASEQYLEVTTQLLRYIP; encoded by the coding sequence ATGACACAACCCAACCAGAAGACTACCACCCCCACACTGCGCCCCCGCTCCGAGCGTGGGCTATTTCACGCCCATCGACTTCAGTACGGGCAATCGGTCATGGGCGCTCCATTACTCTACTTTCCCGCGGATGTGCAGGACGAGCACACCGGTATCGTCATGGCGGGCACCCACGGTGACGAAGTGGCCGCGGTGGTCACCCTGTCGTGCGCGCTGCGCTCGCTGCAGGCCGGGCAATTGCGACATCACGTGATCCTTGCGGTCAATCCGGATGGCTGCCAGCTGGGTACCCGCTCGAACGCCCACGGGGTCGACCTCAACCGCAATTTCCCCACCATCAACTGGAAAGCCGGTGGCACCGTATACCGCTGGAACAGTGCCGCGGAAAGCCGCGATGTGCACCTTTCCACCGGTGACCGCGCCGGCTCAGAACCGGAAACCCAGGCCCTGTGCCGGCTGGTGAAAGAGCTGGAGCCCGCGTGGATGGTGTCGATCCACGAGCCGCTGGCATGCGTGGAAGACCCAATCCAGAGCCCCCTGGGCCACTGGCTGGCAGAGCGGATGGAACTACCCCTGGTGAGCGACCTTGGCTACCAGACTCCCGGCTCTTTCGGCACCTGGTGTGCAGAGCAGCAACACCCGTGTATTACCCTGGAGTACCCACCCATCTCGGCGGATGTCGCCAGTGAGCAATACCTGGAGGTGACCACCCAGTTGCTGCGCTACATTCCATGA